The sequence GGTACACAGGGCATATTGGAGTTGTCATGATGAAATCGGGAGTGACCTGCCATGCGGATTGAATCCATACGACTCAAAAATTTTAAATGTTTCCAAAATATCGTCATGAAACAGATCCTGCGTTTTTGTGTCCTGGTCGGGGCCAATGGCACGGGAAAATCAACCCTTTTCAACGTCTTTGGATTTTTGCGGGAGGCCTTTTCCAGCAACATCCACATGGCTTTGGTCAAAATGGGCGGTAATCGGGGATTTCACGAGGTGCGGAGTCGAAATACCAGGGACGATATTGAAATCGAGCTGAAATTTCGCATCGAGGAAGGGGGACCTCTTGTCACCTATTTACTCAGCATCGGTGAACAGAACGGCAGCCCGGTCATCAGTCGGGAGGTCTTGAAATATCGCCGAGGCAACCATGGCCAACCCTGGAATTTTCTTGATTTCAGCCACGGCACCGGTTACGCAGTCACCAATGAATTGGAGAAAGTTTCAGACGTGGGCCAACTCAAGCGGGAGGAAAATCAAAAGCTGAAATCGCCGGATATTCTGGCTATCAAGGGTTTGGCACAATTCGAGCGTTTTCCTGCCGTCATGGCACTTGGCAACCTGATTGAAAATTGGCATGTTTCTGATTTCCATATCAACCGCGCCCGACCGGAGCAGGAGGCCGGTTATGCCGAGCATCTCTCTTCGGAGGGGGAGAATCTCTCCCTGGTGATCCAGTTTCTTTACTCACGTCACCGAGCGATTTTCGAACAAATTCTAGAGAAGCTTTCGCAACGCATTCCAGGCATTTCGCAGGTTGACGCCAAGACGACGGAAGAGGGCCGGGTTTTGCTGCGTTTCAAGGATCAGGCCTTCGCGGACCCTTTTCTTGCACGCCACGTTTCCGACGGCACCATTAAAATGTTGGCATATCTGACGCTCCTCTTCGATCCAAAGCCCCATCCCCTCCTGTGTGTCGAGGAGCCGGAAAACCAGCTTTACCCCACCCTGTTGGCTGAATTGGCTGAAGAGTTTCGCGCTTATGCCAGGCGGGGAGGTCAGGTGTTTGTCTCCACCCACGCCCCTGACTTTCTGAATGCGACGACCCTCGATGAAGTGTTCTGGCTGGCCAAGGAACAGGGATACACCCGTATTCATCGGGCCAGGGATCATGCGCAACTGGCTACTTACATGGCTGACGGAGACAAAATGGGTTATCTTTGGAAACAAGGCTTTTTCGATGGCGTGGAGCCATGAGCATGCACTTGGTCTTTTTCCTGGAAGAACCCTCTGCCAAGGCAATGCTCGAAAGTTTGTTGCCACGGCTCCTTCCCGACTCTGTCACAATGCGTTTTATTGTTTTCGAGGGCGAGCAGGATCTGGAGAAGCAACTTCCCCGAAAACTGCGTGGGTTTTCCTGAAAGGTATCCGGCGCATTCTGAAAGAAGAGGTTACACCATGACAGTCACACCTTGGCGCAACATTGCCGTTCCCCATCAGGATATTCTCAAGGGCACCTTCCAGGAGTCCGAGTTTGCGGCGGATATTTCCCAGGTCTTCCAGAACAAGGCGTCACCGGAATACCAGGATCCGGTACAATTTTTTTCCCGGACCTTCATCACCGAAGGGATGGCGTTGCTGTTGGACAGCGTCCTGCGGCGTCTGGCCGGGCAGGGTGGGGACCCGGTGATCCAACTGCAAACCGCATTC is a genomic window of Magnetococcales bacterium containing:
- a CDS encoding AAA family ATPase is translated as MRIESIRLKNFKCFQNIVMKQILRFCVLVGANGTGKSTLFNVFGFLREAFSSNIHMALVKMGGNRGFHEVRSRNTRDDIEIELKFRIEEGGPLVTYLLSIGEQNGSPVISREVLKYRRGNHGQPWNFLDFSHGTGYAVTNELEKVSDVGQLKREENQKLKSPDILAIKGLAQFERFPAVMALGNLIENWHVSDFHINRARPEQEAGYAEHLSSEGENLSLVIQFLYSRHRAIFEQILEKLSQRIPGISQVDAKTTEEGRVLLRFKDQAFADPFLARHVSDGTIKMLAYLTLLFDPKPHPLLCVEEPENQLYPTLLAELAEEFRAYARRGGQVFVSTHAPDFLNATTLDEVFWLAKEQGYTRIHRARDHAQLATYMADGDKMGYLWKQGFFDGVEP